The following DNA comes from Syntrophorhabdus sp..
TACAACATAGGTCTTGAAGATGCTGTCTATGGTCTCTACCCTGCCCTCGTCCTCGTATTCGATGCGGGCGTTGAATATCTTGTGCTTGCAATGCTCCGACCAGGTCTGGGCGATGGCCTCTATCTCCACGTCCGTGGGCCGCCCGTCCAGCCCCACCGCCTGCCGCGCCGCCACGACGGCCGCGTCGGCGAAATAAGCCTTCACGGCGAGAAGCTCATCCCGGGAAAGGGCCCAGGTCCGCTCCCTGTTTATGCGCATCAGTTCATCGATGGAGAGAGAGGCAACATCTATGTTCTCCACGACGGGCTCCGTCGCGATGGCCACCCTGGGGACGAAGGTCCCCATTCCGCCCTCCCTGTCATACCGGACCCTGTCCTTCAGGCTGTAACGGTTTATGAGCACGTTGGCGAGTATGTCCACCGCTATCCTGTGCACGTCGTCCTCAGAAAGCTGGCCCTTGAGAAAGTACATCCTGGAGTTGTAGACCGCCTCGCCGTTCTCGAAGGGTCTGCCGGCCATTGCCTCCACGACCTCCTTCGCCGTCCTGCCCACGTTGTCCGTGACACCGGGTTTGTAGCCAACCTCAACAACCCAATCGGCATCGGTGGGGGTCGCTGCGTCGAGAAGCCCCCTGTGAACAACGGGGTCGACAAAGGCATCGTCCCTGAGAATGGACAAAATTTGGGGGTCCAAGGCGGCATCTATGGTATAGACATCCACGACCCGCGCGTCCTCAACCTCTATCCCGAGGTCGGATTTGATCCTTCTCTTCAGTTTCTCCCCTGGAACGTCCCGAAGCCCTTCCCTGCATGATATCTCGATCCTGTGAGCCATGCTATGCCACGTACTCCTTTAGATTTTTTATTGCCTCAGTCGCGCGAGACTCGTCGTGGACCTCAGCAGTCAATACGATCTCATCACCCCGGGCCTTGAGAAAACCCTTCAGTTCCCGGAAGGGAAAGATTCCCTCCCCGATGGGGAAATGGTCATCCCTCGTGCCATGATTGTCGTGTAAGTGCATTTCTCTTACATAATTACCAAGTTGTGAGAGCCATACTTCAAGCGATACTTTAGTAAATAGATTGAAGTGTCCTGAATCAAAGCAAAAATACATATTTTTTGGCTTCATACACTTGAAAAGCTCGAGGAAGCTCAGCGGTTCCTCTTCGAAAACGTTCTCCAGCATGATGGGGATCTTGTCGCCCGCCACCGCCAGGACCTCGCTCCACGTATCGACGCTTCCCTCCAGCCAGATATCGATATAGTCTCCAAACCGCCATCTGTCGTACCCCGGGTGACAGACTACGCCCAGGGCGCCGAGATGGTTGGCCATCGCGACCGTTTTCTTCAACTTCTCCTTCGTAATGGTCCTCACGTCCCGGTCGACGGCACCGGGGCTGAGGTCCATGAAGGGTGCATGGACGCTGCACTGTATCCCTTCTCCCCGGAGTATCTTCCCCGTTTCCGTCACATGCGCCTCGTCCACCTCGACGATGGTGTCGTTGTTGAAATACACCTCCACACCCACATCGAGCTTCTTTATCCGCCTGATA
Coding sequences within:
- a CDS encoding sugar phosphate isomerase/epimerase, with the protein product IRRIKKLDVGVEVYFNNDTIVEVDEAHVTETGKILRGEGIQCSVHAPFMDLSPGAVDRDVRTITKEKLKKTVAMANHLGALGVVCHPGYDRWRFGDYIDIWLEGSVDTWSEVLAVAGDKIPIMLENVFEEEPLSFLELFKCMKPKNMYFCFDSGHFNLFTKVSLEVWLSQLGNYVREMHLHDNHGTRDDHFPIGEGIFPFRELKGFLKARGDEIVLTAEVHDESRATEAIKNLKEYVA